One stretch of Bosea vaviloviae DNA includes these proteins:
- a CDS encoding tyrosine phosphatase family protein, which produces MPTLHVSSLSRLHETVAAVRASHVVTLINVNTVVERPAGIAPERHLFLGMSDIVAPMDGHIIPAEAHVERFLGFVGEWDRAAPLVIHCWAGISRSTAAAFIAACALGPGRNEEEIASALRTASPSATPNARLVAIADGMLGRHGRMSAAIERIGRGEDAFEGTPFQLALA; this is translated from the coding sequence ATGCCGACCTTGCACGTCTCCTCGCTGTCGCGGCTCCACGAGACCGTGGCCGCCGTGCGCGCCAGCCATGTGGTGACGCTGATCAACGTCAACACGGTGGTCGAGCGGCCCGCCGGCATCGCTCCGGAGCGCCATCTCTTCCTCGGCATGTCCGACATCGTCGCGCCGATGGACGGGCACATCATACCGGCCGAGGCGCATGTCGAGCGCTTCCTGGGCTTCGTCGGCGAATGGGACCGCGCCGCGCCGCTGGTGATCCATTGCTGGGCCGGCATCAGCCGCTCGACGGCAGCAGCCTTCATCGCCGCCTGCGCTCTCGGGCCGGGGCGCAATGAGGAGGAGATCGCCAGCGCCTTGCGCACCGCCTCGCCCTCGGCGACCCCGAATGCGCGGCTCGTCGCCATCGCCGACGGGATGCTCGGCCGGCATGGCCGGATGAGCGCCGCGATCGAGCGGATCGGC